In Lycium ferocissimum isolate CSIRO_LF1 chromosome 7, AGI_CSIRO_Lferr_CH_V1, whole genome shotgun sequence, the sequence AATTGGACAGGTATTGGACCACTATCCCTATATGTTAATGGAGACATTGCTTTGGGAAATATGCAAGTTAGGGAGCTCATTATTGAAGATAGATGGAACAATGAGATGCAACAAATTTTGGTGCCTCCCAATTTGCACCAATATATCAACCAGATCCAAATTTTTTATAGAGGCAGAACTGACCAGTGCTACTGGATGCTCACTCAAGATGGCACTTTTATTTGTGCATCTGCCAGGGAAAACATCAGATGTAGACAAAACAAGAATGATACATTCAATGCAGTGTGGCACAAGGATCTGCCCTTTAAGATTTCCTTTCTCATTTGGAGGATTTTCTTCAAGAGACTCCCACTTGACAATACAACCGTGAAATTCAGGCAGGGAAATACCACTGGTTCTCAATAGAACAGGATCGAAATTGCACTTGTTGCCCTACACCCTGCCACAAGAATGTTGTCCATCTTTTTGTTGAAAGTTTTAGTACTAAACAAATTTGGCACTTCATGGAAAACTCTTTTAGGATACCCCATCATAGATGTAGGCACTTGAAGGAATTGATGTGAAGCTGGTGGAATATTCAAACCAATAATCAGGTTCTCAAATTGATTCCTCTTTTAACTTGTTGGGAGTTACGGAAAAAGAGATGCAAATTCAggtttgaaaaaattaaaacttccTTTACTAAAGTGGTCTATGAGATTAGCTTTAATCTCAAGATTTATCTCAGAAAAGAATTTGGTTTTGTACCTTTAGAAGCCAGTTGGAGGGATCTATGCATTCTAGTGGATGCGTATAAACCTAAGTTGAAAGTCATCCCTGTCTGCTGGTTGAAACCAGCCCCTATGCTTCTCAAACTCAATACTGATGGGAGCTTAATGAGTAGCACTAACAAAGCAGGTGGAGGAGGAATACTCAGAGATCACCAGAGGAATCTGATTATGGCCTTTAGTGTATCTATGATTTATTGCTCTAATAACATGGCTGAAACTTAAGCAAATGTGATTTTGGGATGAAATGGTGTCAGCAGAACAATATACAACCTGTTATTCTTGAGATGGATTCCAAGATGGTGGTTGATATGGTCAATGGAAAAAGCAAACCTTCATGGAAACTTCAACACTGGATTTCTCAAATTCAGGCAAGAGTAAAGGCTCTTAATTCTACAGTGGTTCACTGATATAGAGAAGCCAATGCTACCTCAGATTCTTTGGCAAAAATCGGGGCCTTTGAAGATTCATCACTAATTTTTGTACATCCATCGCAACTCCCTACTTCTGCTAGGGGAAACTACTCCATGGAGAAAGCTGGCCTAGCTACTTTCAGGATCAGGACAAATAAGAAAGGAATTGGCTAAGGTTTTTGAGCTTCTAAGGATTCTCCTTTGAGGAATCCTTTGATGGTCAGATGACCTTTTTTGTGGGCAGAATAGGGAAGGGAAACCCCCTTCATGCTTCtatcatatatatcacatattttGCTGGAGGTTTTGGCTTTAAGCCCCCCTCTTTGTAaactttataaataaatatatgatggatgaacttattaaaaaaaatctctatATGTTTTGTTCTCTCATGATATACAGGATTGGCAGCAATTTGAATGGCTGTTTTGCTGTCACTGTAATTCTGCACTGGTAATTCAACTTTTGCATTCACTTCACTTGGAATTCCAAGCAACCACACCAATTCTGAGATTGTACTAGCTAAGCTTCTATACTCAGCTTCAGCTGAGCTTCTTGAGACAGTAGTTTGTTTCTTTGCTTTCCAAGATACTAATGAGTCACCTATCTTGATCATATATCCAGTTACTGATTTCCTTGTAAGTGGACATGCTGCCCAGTCTGCATCACAGTATGTAGTAACTTTGTTATCTACTTTGCTTGATAGTAATAACCCTTGTCCAGGCTGATTTTTGAGATATCTAACTACTCTAAGTGCAGCATCCATATGAGACTATTTTCGTTGCTGCAAGAATTGACTTAGAGTCTGTACACTAAAAGAAATATATGGTCTTGTCATGTTGAAATACAGTAATTTACCAATAAGTTTTTGATAAGCTGTTGGATCTACTGGAGGATGTTCCTGtacttttttctcttgattcACATAGTCATCATACTGTTTAGATGCAAGGGTGGGCATTGTACGGTATATACCGAATCCCATACTGAAACTAAATTTTTT encodes:
- the LOC132061910 gene encoding uncharacterized mitochondrial protein AtMg00810-like, whose product is MDAALRVVRYLKNQPGQGLLLSSKVDNKVTTYCDADWAACPLTRKSVTGYMIKIGDSLVSWKAKKQTTVSRSSAEAEYRSLASTISELVWLLGIPSEVNAKVELPVQNYSDSKTAIQIAANPFPLAEVGSCDGCTKISDESSKAPIFAKESEVALASLYQ